In Magnetospirillum sp. XM-1, a single window of DNA contains:
- a CDS encoding ABC transporter ATP-binding protein has translation MLDVRDLDLFYGDAQALAGVGFTVPDGSITAIVGANGAGKTSLIRAIAGMEKPRAGTISFDGHDITGKESYEICDLGLGQVAEGRQVFPTMSVEDNLELGAMVPRARKDAAQSLERVWGMFPRLLERRKQMAGTLSGGEQQMLAIGRCLMGLPKMIMFDEPSLGLSPAMVHEVFAIIRRLHEDGMTIVLVEQNVAVSLHMADHACVLENGHVVMEGRGTDLLGDDRVRAAYLGL, from the coding sequence ATGCTCGACGTGCGGGACCTCGACCTGTTCTACGGCGACGCCCAGGCCCTGGCCGGCGTCGGCTTCACCGTGCCCGACGGCTCCATCACCGCCATCGTGGGCGCCAACGGGGCGGGCAAGACCTCCTTGATCCGCGCCATCGCCGGTATGGAAAAGCCGCGTGCAGGCACCATCTCCTTCGACGGCCACGACATCACGGGCAAGGAAAGCTACGAGATCTGCGATCTCGGCCTGGGCCAGGTGGCCGAGGGCCGCCAGGTGTTTCCCACCATGAGCGTCGAGGACAACCTGGAACTGGGCGCCATGGTGCCGCGTGCCCGCAAGGACGCCGCCCAAAGCCTGGAGCGCGTGTGGGGCATGTTTCCCCGCCTGCTGGAGCGCCGCAAGCAGATGGCCGGAACGCTGTCGGGCGGCGAGCAGCAGATGCTGGCCATCGGCCGCTGCCTGATGGGCCTGCCTAAGATGATCATGTTCGACGAGCCGTCGCTGGGCCTGTCGCCCGCCATGGTCCACGAGGTCTTCGCCATCATCCGCCGCCTGCACGAGGACGGCATGACCATCGTGCTGGTCGAGCAGAACGTGGCGGTGTCGCTGCACATGGCCGACCACGCCTGCGTGCTGGAGAACGGCCACGTGGTGATGGAGGGCAGGGGGACCGACCTGCTGGGCGACGACCGGGTCCGGGCAGCCTATCTCGGCCTGTGA
- a CDS encoding septal ring lytic transglycosylase RlpA family protein: MSRKTRLAALLLSGTVLSGCAEMNLFGHMAKSVGGDNPPPPSASAATNYKVGKPYQVAGVWYYPQEDFAYDETGIASWYGPDFHAKLTANGETFDQNAVTAAHKTLQMPSIARVTNLENGRSIIVRINDRGPFVNGRILDLSRRSAQLLGMEGKGTAKVRVQILSEESRVLAGKLKPDSTGNEPKVASAAPRGSVQAESLPPPPGVRNGDNGQVVVASSAQPQQRGMTPEAVEREVAAQEVKSVPVRPTSIYVQAGSYSRHDNANRMVARLSKVGKAQLQQVHLQGKTLFRVRLGPVANVEEADRILDSVVAAGAQDARVIVD; this comes from the coding sequence ATGTCGCGAAAGACGCGCTTGGCGGCGCTGCTCCTGTCCGGAACCGTACTTTCCGGCTGCGCCGAGATGAATCTGTTCGGCCACATGGCCAAGTCGGTGGGCGGGGACAATCCGCCGCCGCCCTCGGCCTCGGCCGCCACCAACTACAAGGTGGGCAAGCCCTATCAGGTGGCGGGCGTCTGGTACTATCCCCAGGAAGACTTCGCCTATGACGAGACCGGTATCGCGTCCTGGTATGGCCCCGATTTCCACGCCAAGCTGACCGCCAACGGCGAGACCTTCGACCAGAACGCCGTCACCGCCGCCCACAAGACGCTGCAGATGCCGTCCATCGCCCGGGTCACCAACCTGGAGAACGGCCGCTCGATCATCGTCCGCATCAACGACCGCGGCCCCTTCGTCAACGGCCGCATTCTGGACCTGTCCCGGCGCTCGGCCCAGCTTCTGGGGATGGAAGGCAAGGGCACCGCCAAGGTCCGCGTCCAGATCCTGTCCGAGGAAAGCCGGGTCCTGGCCGGCAAGCTGAAGCCCGATTCCACCGGCAACGAGCCCAAGGTGGCCAGCGCCGCGCCGCGCGGCTCGGTGCAGGCCGAATCCCTGCCGCCGCCTCCCGGCGTCAGGAACGGCGACAACGGCCAGGTGGTGGTCGCCTCGTCGGCCCAGCCCCAGCAGCGCGGCATGACGCCTGAGGCGGTGGAACGCGAAGTCGCCGCCCAGGAGGTGAAATCGGTGCCGGTGCGCCCCACCTCCATCTATGTCCAGGCCGGCTCCTACAGCCGCCACGACAACGCCAACCGCATGGTGGCGCGCCTGTCCAAGGTGGGCAAGGCCCAGCTGCAGCAGGTCCATCTCCAGGGCAAGACCCTGTTCCGGGTCCGGCTGGGGCCGGTGGCCAATGTCGAGGAGGCCGA
- a CDS encoding branched-chain amino acid ABC transporter permease produces the protein MSRQAILLCLLLAAFALAPLVAGPYLLSVLVVVMYFAYVGQAWNIMMGFAGQLSLGHTLYVGLGAYTAAALFVHLGVPAVFGLFASVAVAALAGGIIGSLGFRFGVKGVYFALLTIAFAEFTRISFEHIPGLGGPAGLFLPVGDRSGIDLIHLRGHPLMFYYLILAMTVGIFLLCRRLVHSRLGYTWLAVREDQEAAAALGINVFRAKLYAVMLSAGLTALGGVFFAFYYNNLFPNQAFGMNRSIEIILAPIVGGLGTLFGPILGALILTPLGELITAVTEAMGFKAAGIKQLCYGLALLAIVKFLPDGVWPWIRDRLGLNQDLDGEEGQ, from the coding sequence ATGAGCCGTCAGGCCATCCTGCTTTGCCTGCTGCTGGCCGCCTTCGCCCTGGCGCCCCTGGTGGCCGGGCCCTACCTGCTGTCGGTGCTGGTGGTGGTGATGTACTTCGCCTATGTGGGCCAGGCGTGGAACATCATGATGGGCTTCGCCGGCCAGCTGTCGCTGGGCCACACCCTCTATGTGGGCCTGGGGGCCTATACGGCGGCCGCACTGTTCGTCCATCTGGGCGTGCCCGCGGTATTCGGCCTGTTCGCCTCGGTGGCGGTGGCGGCGCTGGCGGGCGGCATCATCGGCTCGCTGGGCTTCCGCTTCGGGGTCAAGGGCGTCTACTTCGCCCTGCTGACCATCGCGTTCGCCGAGTTCACCCGCATCTCGTTCGAGCATATCCCCGGCCTGGGCGGCCCGGCCGGGCTGTTCCTGCCGGTGGGCGACCGCAGCGGAATCGACCTGATCCACCTGCGCGGCCATCCGCTGATGTTCTATTACCTGATCCTGGCCATGACCGTGGGCATCTTCCTGCTGTGCCGCCGGCTGGTGCATTCGCGCCTGGGCTATACCTGGCTGGCGGTGAGGGAGGACCAGGAGGCGGCCGCCGCCCTTGGCATCAACGTCTTTCGCGCCAAGCTCTACGCCGTGATGCTGTCGGCCGGGCTGACCGCGCTGGGCGGCGTGTTCTTCGCCTTCTACTACAACAACCTGTTCCCCAATCAGGCCTTCGGCATGAACCGGTCCATCGAGATCATCCTGGCGCCCATCGTCGGCGGGTTGGGAACCCTGTTCGGGCCGATCCTGGGGGCGCTGATCCTGACGCCTTTGGGTGAGCTGATCACCGCCGTGACCGAAGCCATGGGCTTCAAGGCGGCGGGCATCAAGCAGCTGTGCTACGGCCTTGCCTTGCTCGCCATCGTCAAGTTCCTGCCCGACGGCGTCTGGCCCTGGATCCGCGACCGGCTGGGCCTGAACCAGGACCTGGACGGGGAGGAGGGGCAATGA
- a CDS encoding tetratricopeptide repeat protein, producing the protein MSTQPSPLFLDAVRHHEAGNLGTAERLYRKLVEKEPRNPDAWYLAGYLFIQRRQMTRALAHLDKAVQLRPGYPEAQLNRANVLMELGRPEDAAAGYRAAAQCPQPHPEAFAGLGQALARLGRPAEAAEAFGAALRLAPSHAAANAGLANALRLLGRDAEALPHVLAYAVGAKDVQVLVDLSREAMARNLLPVAHAALQAVTGIRPADADSLALLANLSQMGSRYAEAEATARRALALKADLALAHSVLGRALFRLERTEEAASALKEACRLDPEDAEARHFLSLLTGEADASAQLKYTRDLFDGCAATFDQVLVDQLEYSAPWVLAEELKAAGVLDRPQAIVDLGCGTGLCGTILKPNASRLDGIDLAPGMVEATRKRGLYDEVIEGEITDVLNGRNAEYDLAVAADVLIYIGESSQVFAATRKALRTGGCFAFSVEIEDGSGVTGRSSGRFAHSAAYIRDLAGRFGFAVIAERAFPLRKELGHHIEGRTYVLRAI; encoded by the coding sequence ATGTCTACACAGCCATCCCCCCTTTTCCTCGACGCCGTTCGCCACCATGAGGCCGGTAACCTCGGGACAGCCGAGCGCCTTTACCGCAAGCTGGTGGAGAAGGAGCCGCGCAATCCCGACGCCTGGTATCTGGCCGGCTATCTCTTCATCCAGCGCCGCCAGATGACCCGGGCCCTGGCCCATCTCGACAAGGCGGTGCAGCTCCGCCCCGGTTATCCCGAGGCTCAGCTCAACCGGGCCAACGTCCTGATGGAACTGGGGCGGCCCGAGGACGCGGCCGCGGGCTATCGCGCCGCCGCCCAATGCCCGCAGCCCCATCCCGAAGCCTTCGCCGGATTGGGCCAGGCCCTGGCCCGCCTGGGACGCCCCGCCGAGGCGGCCGAGGCCTTCGGCGCGGCCCTGCGGCTCGCCCCCAGCCATGCCGCCGCCAATGCCGGTCTGGCCAACGCCTTGCGCCTCCTGGGCCGTGACGCCGAGGCGCTGCCCCACGTCCTGGCCTATGCCGTGGGGGCAAAGGATGTTCAGGTTCTGGTGGACCTCAGCCGTGAGGCCATGGCCCGCAACCTCTTGCCCGTCGCCCACGCCGCCCTGCAGGCCGTCACCGGGATTCGGCCCGCCGATGCGGATTCCCTGGCCTTGCTGGCCAATCTCAGCCAGATGGGCAGCCGCTACGCCGAAGCGGAGGCCACGGCCCGCCGTGCCCTGGCCCTGAAGGCCGATCTGGCCTTGGCCCATTCGGTCCTCGGCCGCGCCCTGTTCCGCCTGGAACGGACCGAAGAAGCCGCCTCCGCCCTCAAGGAGGCTTGCCGGCTCGATCCCGAGGATGCCGAGGCCCGCCACTTCCTCTCGCTCCTGACCGGCGAGGCCGATGCCTCGGCGCAGTTGAAGTACACCCGCGACCTGTTCGACGGCTGCGCCGCCACCTTCGATCAGGTTCTGGTGGACCAGTTGGAGTATTCGGCCCCCTGGGTTTTGGCCGAGGAACTGAAGGCGGCCGGCGTGCTTGACCGGCCCCAGGCCATCGTCGATCTGGGCTGCGGCACGGGATTGTGCGGCACGATCCTCAAACCCAACGCCTCCCGCCTCGACGGTATCGATCTGGCGCCCGGCATGGTCGAGGCCACCCGCAAGCGCGGCCTCTACGACGAGGTCATCGAGGGCGAGATCACCGATGTCCTGAACGGACGAAACGCCGAATACGACCTGGCCGTCGCCGCCGACGTATTGATCTATATCGGTGAATCGTCACAGGTCTTCGCCGCGACCCGAAAGGCCTTGCGCACCGGTGGTTGTTTCGCCTTTTCTGTCGAGATAGAAGACGGCTCGGGCGTCACGGGCCGCAGCAGCGGTCGGTTCGCCCATTCCGCCGCCTATATCCGGGACCTTGCCGGCCGGTTCGGCTTCGCGGTAATCGCCGAGCGGGCCTTTCCGCTGCGAAAGGAGCTTGGTCACCACATCGAGGGCCGCACCTACGTGCTGCGCGCCATCTAG
- a CDS encoding lytic transglycosylase domain-containing protein: protein MAAGLAVASLALGGCAASAEEPAAQSETQVAVADSGFSGFLTGVRAEALEKGIKPQTLDLALANVTHIDRVIELDRKQPEFTLSFNEYLGRIVTPARVEEGRRKLAENKALLTEIERRYGVQPRFVVALWGIETNFGKNTGGMSVVSSLATLAYDGRRSKYFRTELMNALTILDQGHIQPANMIGSWAGAMGQCQFMPSTFLKFAVDWDGDGKRNIWTNRSDALASAANYLSQEGWKGDQTWGRAVKLPADFPRNLLGADTRKSVKDWAALGVKGSDGKALPARDITASIVLAEGTKGPAFLVYDNFRTIMKWNRSTFFALAAGHLADRIGGK from the coding sequence ATGGCGGCTGGATTGGCCGTGGCGTCCCTGGCGTTGGGCGGCTGCGCCGCCTCGGCGGAGGAGCCGGCCGCCCAGAGCGAGACCCAGGTGGCGGTGGCCGATAGCGGTTTCTCCGGATTTCTGACCGGCGTACGGGCCGAAGCCCTGGAAAAGGGCATCAAGCCCCAGACCCTGGACCTGGCGCTCGCCAACGTCACCCATATCGACCGGGTGATCGAGCTGGACCGCAAGCAGCCGGAATTCACGCTGTCCTTCAACGAGTATCTGGGCCGCATCGTCACGCCGGCCCGGGTGGAGGAGGGGCGCAGGAAGCTGGCCGAAAACAAGGCGCTGCTCACCGAGATCGAGCGCCGCTACGGCGTGCAGCCGCGCTTCGTGGTCGCCCTGTGGGGCATCGAGACCAATTTCGGCAAGAACACCGGCGGCATGTCGGTGGTCTCGTCGCTGGCGACCCTGGCCTATGACGGGCGGCGGTCCAAGTATTTCCGCACCGAGCTGATGAACGCGCTCACCATCCTCGACCAGGGGCACATCCAGCCCGCCAACATGATCGGGTCGTGGGCCGGCGCCATGGGCCAGTGCCAGTTCATGCCGTCCACCTTCCTGAAATTCGCAGTGGACTGGGACGGCGACGGCAAGCGCAACATCTGGACCAACCGGTCGGACGCCCTGGCCTCGGCCGCCAACTACCTGTCGCAGGAAGGCTGGAAGGGCGACCAGACCTGGGGCCGGGCGGTGAAGCTGCCCGCCGACTTCCCCCGCAACCTGCTGGGCGCCGACACCCGCAAGAGCGTCAAGGACTGGGCGGCGCTGGGGGTCAAGGGGAGCGACGGCAAGGCGCTGCCCGCCCGCGACATCACGGCCTCCATCGTGCTGGCGGAAGGGACCAAGGGACCGGCCTTCCTGGTCTACGACAATTTCCGCACCATCATGAAGTGGAACCGCTCCACCTTCTTCGCCCTGGCGGCAGGGCATCTTGCGGACCGCATCGGCGGCAAGTAG
- a CDS encoding ABC transporter ATP-binding protein, giving the protein MSAAPLLLVEGISKNFRGLRAVDGVSFSVNAGEVVALIGPNGAGKTTVFNMIAGVFEPDGGRIELEGASLVGLRPDQVCRAGVGRTFQLVKPFGNISVEENVLVGALRWTHDIAQARRRAREVLELLGLADKRRQMARGLTLPDRKCLEVARALATGPKLLLLDEVMAGLRPAETDRMVEVFRNLNRDTGLTIVLIEHVMRAVMALSQRVVVINSGKPVCEGAPDEVVRDPRVLECYLGQEKL; this is encoded by the coding sequence ATGAGCGCCGCTCCGCTGCTCCTGGTCGAAGGCATCTCCAAGAACTTCCGGGGCCTGCGCGCCGTGGACGGCGTCTCGTTCAGCGTCAATGCCGGCGAAGTGGTGGCGCTGATCGGCCCTAACGGGGCGGGAAAGACCACTGTTTTCAACATGATCGCCGGCGTCTTTGAACCCGACGGCGGGCGGATCGAGCTTGAAGGCGCCTCGCTGGTGGGCCTGCGTCCCGATCAGGTCTGCCGGGCCGGAGTGGGCCGCACCTTCCAGCTGGTCAAGCCGTTTGGCAACATCTCGGTGGAGGAGAACGTGCTGGTCGGCGCGCTGCGCTGGACCCACGACATCGCCCAGGCGCGCCGCCGCGCCCGCGAGGTCCTCGAATTGCTGGGCCTGGCCGACAAGCGCCGCCAGATGGCGCGCGGACTGACGCTGCCCGACCGCAAATGCCTGGAGGTGGCCCGCGCCTTGGCCACCGGGCCGAAGCTGCTGCTGCTCGACGAGGTGATGGCCGGCCTGCGTCCCGCCGAGACCGACCGCATGGTCGAGGTCTTCCGCAACCTCAACCGCGACACCGGCCTGACCATCGTGCTGATCGAGCACGTCATGCGCGCCGTGATGGCCCTGTCCCAGCGGGTGGTGGTGATCAACAGCGGCAAGCCGGTCTGCGAGGGCGCCCCCGACGAGGTGGTGCGCGACCCCAGGGTGCTGGAGTGCTATCTGGGGCAGGAGAAGCTCTGA
- a CDS encoding branched-chain amino acid ABC transporter permease, giving the protein MTIDLANQIVTGLLTGLVYSLMALGLSVIFGVVRVVNFAHGEMTAIAMYAAWALFNWLELDPLVGLPLIALLLFALGYVMQRGLIDAFVAKPEHMQFILLVAVAIIMVNGSLLVFGPDAHGVQVPYGFDTYEVGPLLVDKVRLLAAGAALCISGLLMLFFRRTMTGKAIRACADNLVGAKVIGLNVKQLYAVTFGIGAACVGAAGALLSMLIDVMPSSGPELTMLAFIIVIVGGLGSMGGALLGGILIGVSEVLAGYFLMPSMKGMFSFAILILILVLRPQGLMGARK; this is encoded by the coding sequence ATGACCATCGACCTTGCCAACCAGATCGTAACGGGCCTCTTGACCGGGCTGGTCTACAGCCTGATGGCGCTGGGCCTGTCGGTCATCTTCGGCGTGGTGCGCGTCGTCAACTTCGCCCATGGCGAGATGACCGCCATCGCCATGTACGCCGCCTGGGCGCTCTTCAACTGGCTCGAACTCGACCCGCTGGTCGGCCTGCCGCTGATCGCCCTGCTGCTGTTCGCCCTGGGCTACGTCATGCAGCGCGGCCTGATCGACGCCTTCGTCGCCAAGCCCGAGCACATGCAGTTCATCCTGCTGGTGGCCGTCGCCATCATCATGGTCAACGGCTCGCTGCTGGTGTTCGGCCCCGACGCCCACGGCGTCCAGGTTCCCTACGGCTTCGACACCTACGAGGTGGGGCCGCTGCTGGTGGACAAGGTCCGCCTGCTGGCGGCGGGCGCCGCGCTTTGCATCTCGGGCCTGCTGATGCTGTTCTTCCGCCGCACCATGACCGGCAAGGCCATCCGCGCCTGCGCCGACAACCTGGTGGGCGCCAAGGTGATCGGGCTCAACGTCAAGCAGCTCTACGCCGTCACCTTCGGCATCGGCGCGGCCTGCGTCGGCGCCGCCGGAGCGCTCCTTTCCATGCTGATCGACGTGATGCCGTCCAGCGGGCCGGAACTGACCATGCTGGCCTTCATCATCGTCATCGTCGGCGGCCTGGGCAGCATGGGCGGCGCCTTGTTGGGCGGCATCCTGATCGGCGTGTCCGAGGTGCTGGCGGGCTATTTCCTCATGCCCTCCATGAAGGGCATGTTCAGCTTCGCCATCCTGATCCTGATCCTGGTTCTGAGGCCGCAAGGGCTGATGGGGGCGCGCAAATGA
- a CDS encoding ABC transporter substrate-binding protein has protein sequence MIRNARIPALAGAMALSLAALPALAEQTVKVGILSDMSGPYSDMGGPGSVAAAQLAIDDCLAKECKGMKIELLSIDHQNKADIGVQKAREWAEVNKVNAIADLTNSAVALGVQKLTVEHNFIAMYSGPATTKLTNEDCSPNGFHWMFDTYALAAGSAQAITKMGGKSWYFLTVDYAFGHSLEADSMAMVKQLGGTVAGAVRHPLNTADMSSFLLSAQSSKAQVIALANGAADTINAIKTAREFGIVQGGQQVVPLLIFLTDIRSLGLEIAQGLTFTEGFYWDQDDQARAFATRFQKAFKDRKPTMVQAGTYSSVLHYLRAVAAAKTTEAKAVAAKMREMPISDAVMRNAAIRPDGRVIHDMLLVKVKTPAESKGDWDFYSVQATIPAAEAFKPLSASACPAVKK, from the coding sequence ATGATCAGGAACGCGAGGATTCCGGCCCTGGCCGGCGCCATGGCCCTTTCTCTGGCCGCCCTGCCGGCCCTGGCCGAGCAGACGGTCAAGGTCGGCATTCTGTCGGATATGTCGGGTCCCTATTCGGACATGGGCGGCCCCGGTTCGGTGGCGGCGGCCCAATTGGCCATCGACGATTGCCTGGCCAAGGAATGCAAGGGCATGAAGATCGAGCTTCTGTCCATCGACCACCAGAACAAGGCCGACATCGGCGTGCAGAAGGCCCGCGAATGGGCCGAGGTCAACAAGGTCAACGCCATCGCCGACCTGACCAATTCGGCGGTGGCGCTGGGCGTGCAGAAGCTGACGGTGGAGCACAATTTCATCGCCATGTATTCCGGCCCGGCCACCACCAAGCTGACCAACGAGGATTGCTCGCCCAACGGCTTCCACTGGATGTTCGACACCTATGCCCTGGCGGCGGGCTCGGCCCAGGCCATCACCAAGATGGGCGGCAAGAGCTGGTATTTCCTGACCGTCGACTACGCCTTCGGCCATTCGCTCGAGGCCGATTCCATGGCCATGGTCAAGCAGCTGGGCGGCACGGTGGCGGGGGCGGTCCGCCATCCGCTCAACACCGCCGACATGTCGTCCTTCCTGCTGTCGGCGCAAAGCTCCAAGGCCCAGGTGATCGCCCTGGCCAACGGCGCCGCCGACACCATCAACGCCATCAAGACGGCGCGCGAGTTCGGTATCGTCCAGGGCGGGCAGCAGGTGGTGCCGCTGCTGATCTTCCTGACCGACATCCGCAGCCTGGGCCTCGAGATCGCCCAGGGGCTGACCTTCACCGAAGGCTTCTACTGGGACCAGGACGACCAGGCCCGCGCCTTCGCCACCCGCTTCCAGAAGGCGTTCAAGGACCGCAAGCCGACCATGGTCCAGGCCGGCACCTATTCCAGCGTGCTGCACTACCTGCGCGCCGTGGCGGCGGCCAAGACCACCGAGGCCAAGGCGGTGGCCGCCAAGATGCGTGAAATGCCCATCTCCGACGCGGTGATGCGCAACGCCGCCATCCGTCCCGACGGCCGGGTGATCCACGACATGCTGCTGGTCAAGGTCAAGACCCCCGCCGAGTCCAAGGGGGACTGGGACTTCTATTCCGTCCAGGCGACCATCCCGGCCGCCGAGGCGTTCAAGCCCCTGTCCGCCTCGGCCTGCCCGGCGGTCAAGAAATAG
- a CDS encoding YdcF family protein, with amino-acid sequence MFLLSKLLGFVTDPPTIFLLLLLAGWLLSLSRRWLRLGRTVLGVTLLSILTLSVVPAEQWVMTWMEDRFRAPDPLPDKVDGIIVLGGAINPALSAARGQVSTGSAVTRMTELIPLARRYPEARVIFSGGSGSAFDQTHREADYAEIFYRDIGIDTGRIVFERESRNTRENATLSKQAMDPKPGQTWLLITSAGHMPRAVGCFRAVGWPVVPFPVDYHTSGLSQPWWAELRFSPYSGITGLGPLIHEGLGLVMYRLMGWTDALLPKP; translated from the coding sequence ATGTTCCTGCTGTCCAAGCTCCTCGGTTTCGTCACCGATCCGCCCACGATCTTCCTGCTGCTGCTGCTGGCCGGATGGTTGCTGAGCCTGTCGCGGCGTTGGTTGCGTCTGGGCCGCACGGTGCTTGGCGTCACGCTGCTGTCCATTCTGACCCTGTCCGTGGTGCCGGCCGAGCAGTGGGTCATGACCTGGATGGAGGACCGGTTCAGAGCGCCCGATCCCCTGCCGGACAAGGTGGACGGCATCATCGTGCTGGGCGGCGCCATCAATCCCGCCTTGAGCGCGGCGCGGGGACAGGTTTCCACCGGAAGCGCGGTCACCCGCATGACCGAACTGATTCCCCTGGCGCGGCGCTATCCCGAAGCCAGGGTGATATTCTCCGGCGGCTCGGGCAGCGCGTTCGACCAGACGCACCGCGAGGCCGATTACGCCGAGATCTTCTACCGCGACATCGGCATCGACACCGGCCGGATCGTGTTCGAGCGGGAATCGCGCAACACCCGCGAGAACGCCACCTTGTCCAAGCAGGCCATGGACCCCAAGCCGGGCCAGACCTGGCTGCTGATCACTTCGGCCGGACACATGCCGCGTGCCGTGGGCTGCTTCCGCGCCGTGGGCTGGCCAGTGGTGCCCTTTCCCGTCGATTACCATACCAGCGGCCTTTCCCAGCCCTGGTGGGCGGAGCTGAGATTCAGCCCCTATTCCGGCATCACCGGCCTGGGACCGCTGATTCACGAGGGGCTGGGGCTGGTGATGTACCGCCTGATGGGCTGGACCGACGCGTTGCTGCCCAAGCCTTGA
- a CDS encoding aldo/keto reductase — MPPILYGTAWKKERTAGLVELALAQGFRGIDTACQPKHYHEPGVGEGLAAALAKGLRRDEIYLQTKFTPLAGQDPQRVPYDPSASLARQVAQSFERSRANLGTDILDGLVLHSPLADPADFREVWTAMEAMFDAGGVRQLGISNCYDPEVLRHLCDSARIKPAIVQNRFYAATGHDRILREYCRREGILYQSFWTLTANPDILAHDTVKALMSKHHRTAAQVFFRYLSQMGIIPLTGTSSAEHMREDLQITDFALADEECGALETLLR; from the coding sequence ATGCCGCCGATCCTCTACGGCACCGCCTGGAAGAAGGAGCGGACCGCCGGTCTGGTGGAATTGGCCCTGGCCCAGGGATTTCGCGGTATCGACACCGCCTGCCAGCCCAAGCACTACCACGAGCCGGGGGTGGGCGAGGGACTGGCCGCCGCCCTGGCCAAGGGCTTGCGCCGCGATGAAATCTATCTGCAGACCAAGTTCACCCCCCTGGCCGGGCAGGATCCCCAGCGCGTCCCCTACGATCCCTCCGCCAGCCTCGCCCGGCAGGTGGCGCAATCCTTCGAACGCTCGCGGGCCAACCTGGGAACGGACATCCTGGACGGCCTCGTCCTCCACTCGCCCCTGGCTGATCCCGCCGATTTCCGCGAGGTCTGGACTGCCATGGAGGCCATGTTCGACGCCGGCGGGGTTCGCCAGCTGGGGATCAGCAATTGCTATGACCCCGAGGTCCTGCGCCACCTCTGCGATTCCGCCCGCATCAAGCCGGCCATCGTCCAGAACCGCTTCTACGCCGCCACCGGCCATGACCGCATCCTGCGGGAATATTGCCGCCGCGAGGGCATCCTCTACCAGAGCTTCTGGACGCTGACCGCCAATCCCGACATCCTGGCCCACGATACGGTCAAGGCATTGATGTCCAAGCACCACCGCACCGCCGCCCAGGTCTTCTTCCGCTATCTCAGCCAGATGGGAATCATCCCGCTGACCGGGACAAGCTCGGCCGAACACATGCGGGAAGACCTGCAGATCACCGATTTCGCCCTGGCGGACGAGGAATGCGGAGCGCTGGAGACGTTGCTGAGGTAA